AACACCCTTTATTTTTGGTCATAAACACATAAACCAGGAGCATGTATTTTGATGCACTTACAATGGGAATATTCATTGCCAAATAAAGTTAGTTACTTGCTTATTATTTCAAAATTGGAACCCCGCAGGTCAAACCTCCAAGAAAGCTGGAAGCCACTATCAACCAAGAAaagcctgatcagtgcatctttaCACATGCCTGATTTTTATTCCGCTTTATTTAACCCAACTTACAAATAAGTGGTAAAATCTATTATTACAACTGATACTCGTCCTGCTTTATGTTCGCTACGTCCAGGATGTGAATCAGAGCTTTGGTCATTTCTTCTGtgatcagcaaaaaaaaaacaattggtgGATCTTGACTCATACCTTATGTTTATTTGGCTTCATTCCGCCCCCTTTATATTTACACACCTAAGATCTAGATaatacattttctgttggaCAATTGTGCTTTGAGTTATACCTGCTTAACCTGCTGTTTTTTCCGTGCAAATCTATTAAAATATTGAATGGATCTCTCTAGTTCTTTGTGTGAAGTGAATTCACATGAGAGAGATAAAGCCATTCACTTGAGCAGGACTCTCTTCCTTACACATAAAAGTCAGCTCAAATTAATGCATATAAGGCATAACAGTTCCTGATGGCTGCATGATTTTCGGATCAAACTAGATGTGTTCAGCTGTGACCAACAGCACCCAGTTTCCTGAAGAACACAAATTCAACAGCATTGATTTATTGTGTGCCTGTACTTGCTGTCATACTTACTTTCGTCCTTCCATTTATAGTGTAGTTCCCCAGTTTGCCATTACAGTGTCTGATTAGGTCGTCCATCCGACTCATTAGGAAGCTGATCTTCTCGCAGCCAGGCTCTTTTCCCTCTATCCAGGTGATTTTGTCCCCTCGGATGTCTTTCGTGGAGTCGCTCTTTTGACTCACCAGCTGGCCGTCTGTGAACCTGCCCGTTTTGTACAGAGCCTTGACGTTCTCCAAAATGCCCAGTCCGGTATCTGCTCCCAGGAAGTTGTCCACCACGCAGATGCCGTGCTTGTTCATGCAGGGGACGATGCACTCTGTCGCGAGTTTCTGAGGGGAGAGGCTGGTCTGTCCATTAGCCGTAGGCGTGGTGGGGGACCCcacttcttcatccctgtcagCAGGTGCATCTGTGTTTGGAGTTTGGGGTAAGGTTGCAGAATCCGACTGCTCCGAGTTTCTCTTTTCTCGGTGTTTCTTGCTGTCCCCCGGCGGCGGACCCTCTCCAGGCTTCTCTTTAGGAAGAAGAAGCTTATCCATATCCTTACAAATCAGCTTGTGTTTCTTCCAGTCTTGTTTCTggtgctctttgctgcagtAGAAGGAACTCCGGCACCGACCACACTTTAAAAGGTTCTCCATTTTCCCACAAAGTTCACAGTATTGTCGGTCACCTTCCAGGTCGCTTTGCTGGTTCTCCATGTTGGAGGTTGCAGCGGGGTGTACTGCCCCTTTAAGCCCGATCCTTCACACGCGCCCTGCTGCTAACCGTCAACTTTGGAAAAAGACCCGCTGCCTCGCTGAGCCGAGCGAAACGGGGGAATAAAACTCAAAGAGTCGGCATTTTACCGCACTCATTCCGTCTCCCCGCGTCCTACCAGGGAAGTGAAAAAATGTGCTCCCACAGACGAGTATTGAGGGGTGGGTCGGGGTCTCCAGGAGGCATTTCTGCGGGTAGCTGTTCGTGTCGCAGCTACGTGTGTGCTGTTTGTTACTGGCTCAGCCCACTGTGACGTAGAAAAGAAGCCCAGCCCCCAGCGTTGCTTTCACGGGTTGTCGgaaaaagaccttcagaaacaCGTGGAATTCGTTAAACTATCCTATTTAAAATGGTTGAGTTATTTAATAGCCTCAAATTTGTACCATTTTTGGTGGTTTGCTCGTTTATTATATAAATCTTTTCACATTTGCTTAACTCTCACTGTTTAAAAGTAATAAGGATATAAAAGCTATCAACCCTGTATTTTCTTTCAGCTATAAGAGCTTCATCTGCAAAGTGTCCACTGAACACTGATAACAACACTCATCCAGAGTAAAATCAGGTAAGACCCTCAAAGACTGCAAGCATCTGCAGAGAAATCAGGACCttccaattcttttttttacagtctTTACTACTTTACCCTTTTGtgactttaaaataataaaaaaaaggatatctttttttattgttgtcatGATGTACACGTTTTGGaatgtgttttaatgttgtATATCTAAAGATAAGCCTTTCCTCCCTTAATAATATACAGTTAACATATTGAAGATTGGTTGtcaaatgaagaaataataaattaaaaagacaaCCTTCTCAGAGGTGCCTCTAGAAAATTGTTCCGAGGGGTGGGCAGATGGGGGTCACAGATAATCTGGGTGATGTACACTGCAAACTCCACACCAGAACAGAAGATTAGGAATTTTATTATACTTTCATCTCACAAAAAAGAGGGGGGCATTTAAAGATGACATTAAAGGATACAagtataagtaaataaatattgcAACTCATAAAAAACTTGTCATTACTTTCCTTACATtaatattcataaaaaatatcCATTGCGACCAATCTTAGTGCCACCACTGCAAATTCCTAATACATAAATGTAACTTCTTTATATTACTCCTGTTGTTAGTGTATTTctgaacaaaataattatgtttaaGAAGGTGTTAACCCAATGTAAAATTGCAAAAGCCAAGCTTCTCTAAGATTATATGGTCAATTTaccatgtgaaaaaaaacaacttcatgCTTACTTGTACTGTTTTGTCTTtatgaattcatttatttttgcttttgttttcactCGGTTTTTAGATTTGAATGTTAATACCCAAATTAAGTCATACTCCTGGCAGATTTCTTTAAGTATTCTTTTATTTGACTAACGTCATATTTATTGTGACTTTAAGTAATATTAAtgctctggagtggcccagtcaGTTGCTACTTGAGCCTGGTAGGGAATCTGTGGAgcgagctaaagattagggtgacgGCAAGAGACCTGTTAGCCTCCAAGACTGTGGAGCTCAACACCAAAGATGCACTTTTGAAATACCAGTGAAAACATGCATCAAGCTGCTTAGCAATTAGCGTGGGTTTAAATAatgtaatgccaataaaattatttccatCGATTATTGAGaacagtataaatatattttgatatgctatttaaaaaaatgtaaacatgtaatCAAATTTTACATGATTTAACATTGTGTTATTATCAGATATACCTGTTTTATATTCTATATAATTATCATTTTAGATCGGAATCTGTTTGGGCTCAACTGTAAGtgtcaataaaaaatatttttcaataaaaaattaaataaaaaaagaactagATTAAAGCCAAATGAACATCATAGAGCTGCAAATAGATGTGCAGTATTAccgtttaaaaataaaatagattaataaataaatacagattacaaataaataaatgaaaaagctgGCAAAATCATTAGGAACCGCCGTTCAAAACTCACGCTATATTGTACTTCATTTCCCCTGATGCACTACGTTTATTTTTGTGTGACGCGTGTAATCAGCGCAGAAGCCCCGAGGTTACCGCATGAATGCCTGCTCTTAAGAAACAAGCAGCCTGCACTTATTTGCCGTAATGAGTGCGCAGAGTTTATTTGATTTATCTATCGACCCAGAAAGATGTTAATAGTAAATGAGAGGTAGAGTTTTCTCCTTTAGTTTCCGTAAAAACCGAAGCGTGAAATAAACGTGCATTTTGACTGCGGCATCGAGAGAGAACGCTAATCAGTTAGTAATACTGTAGACTCCGGTAGAGAGCCGACTTTATATTTTAGTAGAAATATAAACTGTGCCGCTGAAGGGATGAATAAGCGAGAAGGTAAGTCCAGATACAAATTATGTGTCCAGGTGAGTTGTATTAGATAGACAGGAACAGCTGTTTCATTATCTTTAGCTAACAATCATTAAAGAGTTAAGTTTTTGCACTAGCTAGCCTCAATCATAAATGTTGTAACTGCTTGTTTTACTGATGTATTTGGTTTGCCTTTTAGCTCATGTGTTATTTTAATACAGGTCAGGTAAATTACCCACCTTTTTTGTACAGTAACAGACTTCGGTgtagtttattttgattttatgtgataggccaatACTAAGCAGTGCagagttgtgaagtggaaggaaagtaaTAAAGTTTTCAAAAGATGATGGCAAGTACTGAAACATCTGGCATGAATTTTTGTATTCAACCCTATTTACTCAGATGCAcccaaataaaatgttgtgcaacaaactgccttcagaaggcATTCAATTAGTTAATGAAGTCTTTATGTGTATAATATAATCtcagaataaaaacagtttttctgcGAAGACTTTAGAAGTTATTATTATTGAGctagaccaaggaacacaccaagTTTGTTAGGCTATAAATCAATATCCCAAGCACTGGCCTAGATAccgtcaattaaaaaaaaagggaaaaaacccAAGTTCATATTTAGtgtttaaattgtaaatatgttatttgtttttctttaccagCTCTTTAATCTCCTTAGCCTTAAACAACAAAGTTCTGCCACTAGACCTGAGGTGAAGAAAACAATATACATCTATGACATAATGAAACCCAAGCATAGACCTGCCGGAACTGTTCTGTGAAAATTTGAGCTCAATGTACATAGTTTGAGTTATATGTACAGTCAAATGTTTTGGTATTAAttgcattattttaaaatcagcTGGCAACCTTAAGTTTTGTAACATGACTGTATGTTCCATTATGCTCCCTTTATGCACTATACCCACACCACAGCATTAAAATAGGTCAGAAGAGTAATGCCTCTACTGGGCCTTTTATGATCCTCTAGGGTGCTTCAAGAACCCCCCGTAGGCTCGCCGTGGAGTGTGAGGGGTCCCTAAATGTTCTGAGCATGCACAGTGCCTATTTTGTGTAACTGTGGTAGCTCTTAATGGTGTTGGCATGGAGGAGGTCGATAGCAGCATTGGTAGCTTATCCATGAAATGCTGCCTGGACGCACCTTTGTGGAGTAGTGTTACTACACAGTaacaggaaaacatgcaattgcAAAGTTATTGTTTGTTAGAACAATGACAATAGTTCTGattaattcagattttttgtcaTCACAATATCGCGACCACTCTCTGTGAGCTTTAGGATCTTGGGCCCAATACTATAAATCAAGGGCAATGAGAGTTCCTACTAATTTCCAAATGTACGGTATAACTGACAAACAGTGTATCACTGCATGATAGGTGAAATAATAGagcctaccaaatattgcatccaatcCATACTTTGTGATTGCAGTATTGCAGATATTGATATTGTGGCGGTGGCCTCACTGGCCACATGTCAACCTAGAACCTAATCACACCCACTCCAGACTGGCAGCAACCAATCCAcactgttaaagaaaaaaaaaacaccttgctCAGGTCCCTTGTGCATAGATATGGGTGTGTACTGCAATTCTTGTGGAGTAGGACTCCTAGCAGAGGGGTAGGGGGTTCACAAATGCCTTCAAATAATGCATATAGGTAGAGGAAACTGCGAGTTTTCCAGGCAGGTATTGAACATGCATGGCAGCACCTTATAGGGTTTGTTCTATCATTTTACCATGTTTTGAGAACagtctattaaaaaaaaacaactgcagaCACCAGAGCCCTggtgtaaaaaaaacagatttttttatccTTGTAAAATCGTGCTGTATTGTTGCAGTCTTAATTTTTCAAGTTCAGCTAACAGATTTGAAAGCAACCAaagtgaataataaaaaaaaaaaattcaccaTACAGAATCCCTTTTTTCTACGTTATGTCAGGTGAGGGATGGTCCCGGAGAAATGTTGAAGCTGCACAGGAGCGTGATGTGCATGCAAATCCGTCCTCGGCAGTCATTGCTGCTTTTAAAGGTAACTGCATCTTCatcagttttattgtttatattgtttaGACGCTGACTCGTACTCATACTTGGCGCTTTCAGCTTATCAGGGACTGGGAAGCTGGGCGGCAGTCTTACAGAGACACCCAGAGTTCCAGCCCTTCTacagggagcccaaggcgtacCCAGGCCTCACCTcgtggaggaagctcattttagctgtTTTCATACCAAAATAACAAGGTTCCTACcctcataggtgagggtaggaacgtagatcaaccggtaaattgagagcttcggcTTTAGGCTCAGctgtctcttcaccacaacggaccggcacagcgtccgcattactgttgcagccacacccATCCGGTGGTCGATCTCTCggtccattctcccctcacttgtgaacaagactccAAAATAcctaaactcctccacttgagacagaAACTCCCCTCTGACCTGGAGAGTGCAAGGCACCCTTTTCctgtcaagaaccatggccttggacttgtaGAAGCTGATTTTTATCCTCGTCGTCTCGCACTCGACTACGTACCGTGCtggtgcatgctgtaggtcttgagTGGAGGGAGCCAGCAGAACCACATCGttcgcaaaaagcagagacgaaATCCGCAGGTCCCTAAACCAGAGCCCCTCTGGCCTCTGACTGCGGCTAAAAATCCTGTctatgaaagttatgaacaggaccggtgacaaaaggcagctctgccagagtccaacatgcactggtaacaggtccaacttaatgccggcaatgcaaaccagattcctgctccgcttgtacagagactgaatggcccctaataaagggcctcgGGCTCCGTACTCCTAGAGCACCCTCCACAGAACACCACGAGGCACACAGTCGAATGGTTATTCCAGGTCCACAAAGTACATGGAgaccgggacgaaaaccacactgctactgaagccgaggtttcgactatcggctggattCTCCTCTCTAACAGCCTGGCACAGGCCTTCCtggggaggctgaggagtgtgatccccctttaatacttatgaagggggacaccaccccagtctgccagtccagggTCACTGTCCTTGACCGCCATGCAACGTTGAAGAGGCCTTTCAGCCATGACAGcaccacaacatccaaagacctGAGGTACTcggggtggatctcatccacccccttgccaccgtggagtttttttaaccacctcggtgacttcagcctgggtgacgAACAAGTCTGGCTTAGAGTttccagtctctgcttccaccagggtaGGGGTGTCGGCagggttgaggagatccttAAAGTATTCTTTCtgctgcccgataatgtcccccgtcaaggtcagcagctccccacccccactgtaaacagtgttggtgaagcactgcttgtCAGCTTCCTCAGGAGTCCTACAAGCCAGCCAGGCTCGATAGGATTCCTTCTTCAACTCCATGACcacccttactgctggtgtccactgCTGGATTTGGGGATTGCCTTTTCCTGACATGAAGGTGCACGATGCGACCGACTCATTCACctgggtaaaccccaacacgagacaacTGAGCTGAGGGGCAACAAGCCAACCCACCCTAGCGcgccgcctctccccacgggccactccagagtggAACAGAGTCCAATCTCTTGCATACCGAGGCAGTGCATGcaggtgagcctgactatttctagctgCTATCTCTCAACCTctcacacaagctcaggctactttcccccccagcaaggtgacattccacgtctctAGAGCCCTTTtgagcatctggggatcgggtcGCTGAGGTCCATGCCTTTGACCGCCACCTTAACCTCTTTGCACCTGTCCCTCATGGTTCCgcttgcaggtggtgggcctacTGGGGGATAGCCTCGGATCTCTCATTCGGGCGTAGCCCTGTCAGGTCCAATGAGGAGTaacctggccaccaggcgctcacTGACAAACCCCAACCCCAGGCCTCGCTCTAGGGGCCCGGTAAAACGGAGCAACGTCTTGTGCCTCATTTTTGTTATCATCCGGAAGGGTTCTGAATTAATCTTTTTACGTTAAAGTGACGATTAACATGTCTCGTATTAATAAAGATTAaaactttctttctgtctttaaagTTTTCCAGCAGGAGCTCGACAGCCGGCACGACAAATATGAGCGCCTTGTTAAGATCAGTCGAGACATCACCATCGAAAGCAAAAGggccatttttcttttgcacagAGTGACCAAGTATgttcattttttcagtttttgaagaatgtttttcattttgttatcACTTTTTATGACCTTTTTCTCTCTTACACACAACAGCTAAAAGTGAATGGCACAGGGATGcaacaggaagaagaaaaaaaaccccgCAGGGATTAATAACATATACCTTTTGCCTTGAATTTATATACATGAGGGTGTTGGCCATATGGTATTTGCTTGGCCATGTGATAGTGATGCAGTGCAGAATTGTGGGATTTTACTAAAACAGAGAAGTGATTACAGCAATGTAGTCATttttttcatggttttaaaagGAAAGGGTAATGTATATAATATCAGTTGTCGGAGATAACAGCAGATATCGATATCAGCAAATGTTCTGTGTGTATGCATGGTGCCATATACCAGCTTTGATTTCCAGTTAAAATCATTCTTACCTTTGTTTTCTTGTGGCTATAAAGTGTCCCCAATGCTGAGGGTGTTCTGAACGAGGCCGAGGGCAAGCTGGATGGAGTCAGACAGAAGATTGGTCAAATTGCTGAGGAGCTGAGAGGGGAGGATATTTATCAGTTTCACAGAGCTTTCACGCCAGGTGAGATGTTACAGACTGAGAACAGATGTTTTTAGCTTGTAGATGGTCAGATAAACAACTGTGTAACAGTAGTACTATTACTGCAGGTTTTGTTGAGTCTTCCTcctccacatttattggtacccctggtaaagatgtctCAAACCCCTTAAGATAGATTCATACTTTATTGAAGTAGCATAATCTGTCACTGAAagtctttaaaaataattcttggcgcggcgctgatggtgtaggggttaagcgcgcgaccatatacagaggctacagtcctcgaatggcggctgtcctgggttcgagtcccggacccggcgacatttaccgaatgtctccccctctctcgacccctctttcctgtatacctactgtcaaaaatggaaaaataaaggccactagtgccaaaaaatatcttaaaaaaaaaaaaaaaattctttaattttagtacatttatttagtgggGACAACATGCAAGCAGGAAAGCTTGTCTCTCCACCTTGGAGCACACAGGCTATTCCTATTTGCACAATCTGCCTAGATTCTCCACAGTCCTGAATTTTTATGCTGATGTTGTCTTGTATCGGGATCGTCTTGCTGAGAGACTCAACTGTgctctgttttcagttttctgataGAATCcatcagattttaatttaaatctggCATTTCAAGTAGTTCATGTTGGTGTAAACTCTTAAGTTTCCCAGGGGCCACAGCATCACGGCTCCTCCACCAGTCTTAATGGACGTAGACATAAAGTCTGCTGCGTTTGGAGAAAGACATTAATGGGAGTGAACCCTTATCTAGATTTTTAGATTGTGGCCACTCAGGGAATTAATGGTGCCTCGTCCAGGACATGACCAATTGGCAGATTCCACTAATTACTGGTTTcactgtttttttaatcttattagATGGTGACTGAGCTCAGATCATGGGTTCCTCTGTGATTATCCTTGTTGTAGAGGTCCCCAGGCTTATGTaatgggtttgttttttttataaggaCCGTCAGAGATATTGTGGCTAAATTTAAACACAATTACCACTGATAACACAAAACTTTGATAAGCTCTTTAGCTCAACCTCAGTAATGATGCTGTGAATACAGAAAGGtacttttcccatgattcactTGCTTCTCAGTGAACCACTCTGTGGTCCACCACTAATCAAATATCTAAATACGCAGTCTTCTCAGTATGCTatggtatataaataaataatcagtaTTTATACAGTATAAAGACCTATTTTTGTAGATCATATCCCGGCAGACTGTCCACCCACATTTAGCCCTCATCTTTTCCGAATTCTGTGCCATTAAAATCTCTCCtactttaactttgtttttctcttagcCATTGTTTTTGGGTTTCACTGACCAAAGGTAATCACAGCTTTGgatcaaataataaaaactgcttCTGACAGTAAACTCAGGGACTGAACCCTGTCTGCTTGCCTCAAAGCTTGTGTCACCTTTGGATGTCATATATCCTGTTTCCTTTGTTAAGTCACAGAGACATCTCTTTTCTTTGTAGGTTTGCTCtctatatataataaatattattactCTAAATAGCAGTAAAAGATCCAAAAACTGTAATCCACGTGTACTGAGAGTAGCACAGATCTTATAAATAGTGAAtgagaattattttaattgtattttgcaTGTGTAGAAAAGGTTGTTTGTCATCATCCCAGACTTTCTACATAGTCTGGAAACGTCTAAAGTAAGGTGTAATTTAGTTTATGGGTTTGGAcaagtatggaaaaagaaatttgagaatggacaaaaatatttgtaatttctCAGCTTCATTCTGTGTCTTATTATCTAAATGATCAGtttctaaatttattttacaaagtttCAACCAGTGTGTAATCAGGTTTTTAGTTTGTTGCTTTAGACATGAGTGTCTTTTATTTGTTAGGCAATTTGTTAGtgttgcatccatccatccatctgttgaaCCTTCCATCCtgccatctatccatctatcagACTGCCTGTCCATCCATTTATGTATTTGtccgtacatccatccatccgtccaacTTTCTCTTCtttgatccatccatccgctcgtccatccatctgttgggGACATGCTCTCCCTGCAGACTTTAAACAGATCCAAAAATAAGGGCCATGTATTCAGGTGGATGTAGGAGTCTGTAGGAGCCCAATTCACTAGTACAAAATAAGGCATTTGAATAATCTATAATGAATTTCCttcctaattagtaaacattgtccagctgtgtgtaatcTCCCCTGCAAAGGGGCCCTCCTGCCCGCTTGGTGCTGCACACTGCGGTTAGCAACATGAACGTACTGTGATGGACCCTTTGAAGCCCAACTGCAGCTCCTAAAGTAAACTCAGACACAACGTCTTCCGTCCTGGAATTATTTGATTATTGTTTACTCAAGAGCTGAAAATAAATGAGGGGTCATCTTGGCCACTACAGAAGAATCATCACTGTTTTATCAAACAGAGGCAGGAAACATGATGATTATTTTCATCTGTGATCTTAAATGCACAAGCAGAAACTTGACCTCAT
This genomic stretch from Girardinichthys multiradiatus isolate DD_20200921_A chromosome 22, DD_fGirMul_XY1, whole genome shotgun sequence harbors:
- the egln1a gene encoding egl nine homolog 1 — its product is MENQQSDLEGDRQYCELCGKMENLLKCGRCRSSFYCSKEHQKQDWKKHKLICKDMDKLLLPKEKPGEGPPPGDSKKHREKRNSEQSDSATLPQTPNTDAPADRDEEVGSPTTPTANGQTSLSPQKLATECIVPCMNKHGICVVDNFLGADTGLGILENVKALYKTGRFTDGQLVSQKSDSTKDIRGDKITWIEGKEPGCEKISFLMSRMDDLIRHCNGKLGNYTINGRTKAMVACYPGNGTGYVRHVDNPNGDGRCVTCIYYLNRDWNAKEHGGLLRIFPEGKAQFADIEPKFDRLLLFWSDRRNPHEVQPAFSTRYAITVWYFDADERARAKEKYLTGAGEKGVKVELNKSSDSS